CGCAGAACGGCGTGGGTGCCTTTATTTTACCATGCAAGCGTTTGGACTTTCACTACTGTGACTGGGCTGGAAGTTCCCGTGGAATGGTGTATGTATTCTCCATATGAGGTGGAACTTGGTCATTGATGCTAACGGTGGTGTTTACCCAGAGCTTTCCTGAAGAACACTCTTCCCTCCTTCGCCAAAGCCAACCCTCAGATTGAAATCCGCGTATCGCCACGACCACACAAGCACCCCGTAATCAAAAGCCACTACATCAACGGACGTGAGAAGGCAGTCTGTGTTCGCAACCTCGAGCCCGAACAGATCTTCCAGAAAGCAAACTTGCTCAAGGAGGCTAGCGGCGAGAAATTGAAGCGTACCAAGAAGCCCGTCACAAGTATCAACGAGAGTGTCAGAGGCATCTGGTCCCCGTATCACGGAGACCTCAAGTCTGTCTAAAGCGGTGTTTTTGGGTTTACTGCGACGGTGTTATTTTCTGGATTGCGACGCTTCCAGCTTGTCATATTCATACAATGTATTATGGGTCTATTTGTTTTGTTCTGGGAAACCAATGCTTTCTATGTTAGAATATGTAgcatatgtatgtacaaaatGCATTGATCTTCAGTATTAACACGTTAATAGGAATCGCAACCTATTGAGGTAGCTTCGAAATAACCAAAAGTGTATGCCATGGTTCAGTAGCTAGTAGCCGAACGACGGATCTACTAGCAATCCATATAATATTCATCCCATCAACCATCAATGCAATAAGGGTATCGAAGAAGTAGTAAATCAGACCAAGTAACCGCCCACCTAACACCGGAATCATGCAAGCCCTGTATAAAATATGGGGAGTAGAGAATATATGTATCAGAGATAGATCTGAAACATGGATTTTGGTGCGCTGACAGCCTTCCCGCAATCGTCCACTTGACATTTAGAAAACGGCTTCACAGGCTGCGATGCCTTCTTAGCGTTCGATTTGGATCTATGGGTGGCACACTGCCCGCAATAAACCTGGAGTTGGTGTTAGAGCTGGTTAGCACAAGGGGCATCATGGGGATACGAACATGTCCGCATTGTTTTACCACCCAAATCTGTTGTTGAATCTCATCACCCGTACCGAGTTCTACATCACAATTCGGACAACACACGACCTCGTCTTCAAGTTTCCTTGTAAACCCTTCCGGCGGCGGGCTAGGTGGCTTGTACGTTGGCCGTGACCCCCGATCCGGTGAAAACCCTTGAATCTGATAATCCATTGACAGCGGACCGTCCATATCCAAGTTGATTGTCAGATCAACTGCTCCACCTGATCTCTCTCCGATCCAAAATGTCTCCACATCTTGTGGCGGGCGACGGGGCCCCCTGGTTCTCCATCCAGGATCCCTAGAAAATAGCCCTCTACCAGATAAATGTTGAACCCGGGGATCATCTAACCGTAGGAACCGTACAAGCCCGGAGCCGAAATCAAAGCCTCTGGGCCGTGGTGGCGATGGTCGAGGTAGCTGGGGTCGAACGCTGGCGCCCACGAATTGGACTTCTGGACTGCTAGGAGAGTCGAGATCAATTGTATTATCCGGTTCATCTTCTAGATCCACGACGTCTGCCATGATATCCCTTCCAAAGCGGGGCTGTCTAGGGCGCCGCGATGTTGCTCGGGCGCTCCTATCTCGCTGTTGTGGAGGCGAGTCCGGTTCATTTGTCAAATCGATCACTTCATCTGTCTGAGGGGAAGCCGAGACGACAGGTCTCCTCATGTCGAGACCGTCCCCAGCGTACCTCATGGGTGGCAACTGGTTGGTCGGAGCTCTGGAGGACGAGGGCTCTCCATTTTGTGAATAGAAACGGCGATTGGGTGAATGAGACGTTCGGGACATTTGTTGGTGGCTACGCTGTAGTTTCATGATAATCGTCAGCAATCCCCCATCTCTCTAGTGTTGGCACAATGGATGCCCCGCCTCTTGAAGGCAATGGAAAGATATGTGGCGGACCTTTCTCGGCCGTGCAGCTACAAACTGCACACCTGAGTCGTCGTTCATGTCAAGTTCCTTGCGCTGGAGTCAAAGATGTGGCAGAACTGAGTGGCtgagaagaatgaagaggaagggaGTGAGAGAGGCGTGGGAGTCGAAACCGAAGGTGCGATACAGCTGGCGGAAGAGTTCTTAATCATCCAATGTAATAAGTTCGGAGCCGAGTCCTTGCGGTGGAGAGATGACATGATATATGCCGCCCTCATCAACAGTTGGCCACCGGTATTGGAGACCCCGATAAGATAAGTAAAAAGTGTAAGTGTAATGAAGGAATAcgggaaaaaagggaaagaggaagGACAACCCCGATGTCACCAGATCTATTCTTAAATTAGGTCCCGATCACCGGCTGAAACGACAACAAGTATTATTAATGTGACGGGTTCCGGCAACATGTTCTGGTATGTGTTAATTTCAACTCCGGGTAACAACAGTACATCCAAGACAGTAATCTATTGTCTTTTATTCTTTCAGTTCTCTCCCAACTGTGAAGTTCAGGTGAAAACCAGCATCCATAATTTCAAGAACTAAAAGTACAAACTCAAtgctttgcttttctctgAAAGGTATCATTATTACTGTGCCCCCAACACTGTGATTCCACCGTCACGGTTCAAAGCCACAATACTTTGAGCTGCAACACCCCATGACACGGCCGCTGCAGGCACAGCGCTTCGCAGAGGTTCCGACCATGACTTAGTTGACTTGGTGTACTGCTGGACGGTCAACCCGCTAGGTCCGCCGGTAAGTAGGAATTGTCCGGTGTAATCCCAGCTGATAGAATCAATCTGGTTGCCAGTTTCCAGAGCTTTGACTTCTGATGCACTGCGGAGATCCCAGATAGAAACAACTGTAGAGCTCTCGGCGACTGCGGCCATGAATGTGCCGTTCTcagagaagaacaagcactTGACGGGTCCAGATAGAGCGAAGTTAGCGGCAGGCGAGCCGTTCTTGACATCGAAAATCTTGATCTGTCCATCAACGCCACCCGCAGCAATAAGATGACCATCGGGATGGAACTtcacagaaagaagagctAAAGAGGAAAATCGAGATTAGTTGGTGTCCAATATTTACAGTGGCGTTGATATACTTACATGCGTCACTGAAGATCTGGGTAATCACGGAGTTGGTCGTCAAGTCGTAAAGCACGTAACTCTTGTCAGCGCCAACGGATGCGACAATGTCGCCAGTAGGGTGCAGGGCGAGCGCAGTGGCTGCGCCAGCATGAGAGCTGAAGTCAGCAACTTCATTGCCATTCTCAAAAACCTTCACTGAGCCGGTAGATGAAGCAACGACGGCCTTATCACCTGCCCAGATAGCATCGGTAACCGGACCATTTGCTTGCAAGCTCTGAACGACTTGCTTCTGAGATAGCGAGAAGACACCAACAACGCCGTCAGCGCCCCCAACAAGGGCAAGCTCTCCGGAAGCGTTAACAGACAGTGCCTTGCCACCAGGGTAGAGGGGCTCGGTGCTTTGGGCGGGTTTATATGTGGAGATAGCATCGCTGGTCGCCCAGCCTTCCGGAACAGCGCGCTTACGGCGAGTCTTCGAGAGCCTATTTGCAATTAGTTACGAGGTCGGGATTTATGAACAACATAAGTTGTACATACGCTGCTTGTGTACTTTCAACACGTGACAAAACTGCATCAGGCAGTCCATTTGAATCAACCTGCATTGCTTCACCACCAGCAGCGCGTGTAGCGCCGACGGATACTTTAGAGAGCGCATCACGGGCTTCATCTCGCTCTTTGGTCAAGCGCGCGATCACGCGGACTGCCGCATCGTTCTGGTAGAGAGCCGTACTCAGCTCCTGGCGCGTTTGTGCCAATGTCTGTCGCAGTGTGTATGTCTCCAGGGCAAGGGCGTCCCATTCCTCTTGGAACACATTGAGTAGGGAAGGAATCGAGGTGAGTGTAGGGGGACGAGGTCGAACAACGCGCTGGGACTTGACCTCGATAAGGTCATCGGTAGAGAGCTCCTCTCCGTTCACGGggtcttttccattttcggcGATATATGCCTCGATGAGGCGCTTCTCAAACACGCTGCCTGGAGGACGTTAGATACGGTGCGGGTGCTGTTCGAGGTTGCAACATACCGCTCTTGGGCGAGACGACGGGCACTTGTGGTGCCTCTCCCGAGACTGTCATCAATTACCGTCAGTTTTCCATAAAAGTATGATAGTGTATGATACTTGCTACTCACTTGCACACAGCATGGTATTTCTGGAAGATGGATGGATgtggggagggagagagatgatTGCTCTTCACCACAAGAGCTGCGGCTCCTTTGGACTTTTCGACGCTCCGCCTATCTTTTGGGTTTAGCCGCAGATCTCTTGGCGGCAAGCAACCATGCGCAAACGATCAAGTCGAAGTccactcttttcttctcaatTCGTTGTATTCGTTTTTCCTGTACACTTATTCATTCTTACGACTTTGCGACACTACCTATGTAACAGGCGACTGAAGCTATTAGAAGAATCTTGGCATTGACGGACTTTTGTCTGTTTCCTTCAAGCTTTCCCTCTTCAATACTCCATTGATAGTCGGAGGACAGAAGAATTCAAACACTACTCTATTTCTTTGCATGAATATTACATTGTCGCGGTAGCGATATTTCCCTTGTTATTTTGTCTGGCGGAATCTAAACTAACAGTTTGCTGCGGGACAATTAAAATATGTCCTTCAAGTCAAAGAACCTCGAATATGGTACGTTGGCCCCTTACCACCATTAACAGACTTTGAGCTAATACTTCGACAACAGAGGCGAAAGAACCAGCATTCTTGCAACGACTTCGAAACCAATACGGAGATACCTCCGGTCGCCTTGAGCGCCCAATTGCTCGACCCCGAAAACTAAAAGatgccgacgatgatgatgaaccTACTTATGTTGACGAAGAGAGCAACGAAGTAATAtccaaagaagaatatgaagCTCTCGTTCGCGACAGCAATAAGGAAGCCGAGGACACAGGAAAAGGAGAACCAGACCAGGAACAACCCACATCACAAGATAAAGGAGAGGATAAGGCAAGTACTGCGCAAGAAGTGCCCATATCAAAACAGAACATGGCAGAGATAGGAGGACCTAAGAAGCGAAAGCAGGCGAAGGTTattggcgaagaagagccttcagcagagaaagaagaaacactGCCGAGAGACCCTGGATCTCGGAAAcccaagcaaaagaagaagaaaatcaagctCTCGTTTGACGAGGAATGATGAATGGATGAGTACCAATTTGCCCAGTCATAATGTCTCGATTTGACTCATACTATACGGAAAGCCCTCTTTAGTTCAGGCACCAGTAGAATAAACGTCATATTCGAGAACAACCCgaagataattaataatcaGTGGAAAATACTTTTGATGCACGCTTCCAGACATTTTAATCCAATTATAACCTCATAGTAATCATAGTCGCTTTGGTTTGCGGTAATTCTCTGGTTGTTGAAAAGCTTTGGCTTTTCCGCCaatatttttttcatttttgtcATAAAATTGAATTCTTCCGCAGTACGCGGGACACCAACTAACTCAGACGTATTCAAACCACTGGGAGATCTTTGAACTGGTTTTTCTGGATTCAGGGTGGTCACTGACACCAGCCTATTTCCAAAATGCCCGTCGTAAATGTCGAGGATCTAGTCCGTCTTCAACGGAAACCCGATGACATACGGAATGTACGCAGCCCCTCCATCATCCCACTTTGATGTCAGAAGTTCCTGCGTATCGGAATACCCATAGCtaaccaccaccacagatATGTATCCTAGCTCACGTTGTAAGTAGCCACGACTGTCCAGCCCGATGGAAAgttactctatattaatgATGGAAAAATTGCGTGGTTATAGGATCATGGCAAAACATCTCTGACCGATAGCCTTATCGCCACTAATGGAATCATCTCACCCAAGCTGGCGGGCAAGATCCGCTATCTGGATTCTCGTCCAGATGAACAGCTCCGAGGTATTACCATGGAGTCGTCGGCGatctctttattcttttcgATGATGCGTCGTCCTGCCCCCGACGCTGCTCCAGTAGCCAAAGAGTACTTGATCAATCTTATCGACTCCCCGGGGCATATCGATTTTAGCAGCGAGGTCTCAACAGCTTCTCGTCTGTGTGATGGGGCTATTGTCTTAGTCGATGCTGTAGAGGGTGTATGCAGTCAGACAGTCACTGTCCTGCGTCAAAGCTGGGTTGAGCAGCTGAAACCCATCCTGGTCATTAATAAGATCGACAGACTTGTTACTGAATTAAAGATGAGCCCAAGCGAGGCTTATTCGCATATGAGCAAACTGTTAGAGCAGGTCAATGCAGTCATCGGTAGCTTCTACCAAGGTGAGCGAATGGAGGAGGATCTCCAGTGGCGAGAGCGCATGGAAGAACGCGCCAATGCGGCGGCAGAGAAAGATCGTACCAAGAAGCAAACGCAAGATGATGAATCTACACAGGGCGGTGCGGACACTGCTGATTATGTAGAGCGAGACGATGAGGACCTTTACTTTGCCCCTGAGAAGAATAATGTCATCTTTTGCAGTGCTGTGGACGGATGGGCCTTCACCGTCCGCCAATTCGCCGCTATTTACGAAAAGAAGCTCGGGATCAAGCGTGCAATTCTTGAAAAAGTCCTCTGGGGAGACTACTACTTGGACCCCAAGACAAAACGAGTTCTGGGTCAGAAGCATCTTAAAGGACGAGCTTTGAAGCCGATGTTCGTTCAGTTAGTTTTGGACAGCATCTGGGCTGCATACGAAGCTACAACAGGTGGAGGTAAAGGAAAAGGGTATGATATAACATACACTTAGGTATGATTCGTCGACTGACAAGTGACAGTGACCCTGCTCTATTGGAGAAAATCACAAAGTCTCTGAATATCACGATTCCGGCTTACATTCTACGATCTCGGGACCCCAGGAATATAATGACAACACTATTCTCTATGTGGCTTCCTCTTTCAACTGCAGTCCTCGTATCTGTTATTGAATATCTTCCTAGTCCCCCAGCTGCCCAAGAAGCCCGGTTACCCGCTTTGATTGAGGAGTCGCCTGGTGCGGACTTTGTGGATCCTAAAGTGAAAGACGCGATGATCAAATTCAAGACGGGCTCAGATGAACCTGTGGTGGCATATGTCAGCAAGATGGCTGCCATTCCGGAAAGTGAACTGTCATCAAGCAAGAAAAGGTCCGGCGCGACTATGTCGGCGGATGAAGCCCGAGAGATTGCTcggaaaaagagagaagaaatagCCAAAATGCAAGCGGAGGCCAATGGTGAACAGCAGGACGACGGCTATGCACGGATCACTTCTGCCTTTGAAACTGTTACTATAGACGACAATGACCAAGCGccagaagaggagaaggacgaTCCGGAGCACCTGATTGGGTTTGCACGGCTATATTCAGGAACCCTTTCAGTGGGCGATTCTATCTACGTCCTCGCACCGAAGTTCTCACCGGAAACCCCGAACGCTACTCCCGTACCACAGAAGGTAACGGTCACAGACCTGTATCTTCTTATGGGACGAAGTCTCGAGCCGCTTAAGTCTGTCCCCGCCGGTGTTGTTTTTGGCATCGGAGGTCTTGCAGGCCATGTGTTGAAGACTGGAACTTTGTGCTCACAGCTCGAGGGAAGCATTAACTTGGCTGGTGTTTCCCTCAATGCCCCACCTATCGTAAGAGTCGCTCTTGAACCAGCCAACCCTGCCGACCTTGGCAAGATGGTCACCGGTCTGCGACTGCTCGAACAAAGCGACCCTTGTGCGCAGTATGATGTGCTCCCCAACGGTGAACACGTCATCCTGACAGCTGGTGAACTGCATCTCGAGCGTTGCTTAAAGGACCTTCGCGAACGTTTCGCCAAATGCGACATTCAGACCGGCCAAACAATCGTACCATACCGCGAAACCATCGTCAGTGTACCGGAAATGGCTGCACCTAAGAATCCAGATTTAGGACGGGGAGGTGTTCTGACGGTTTCAGCATCAAAGCAGTTGTCTATCCGGCTACGCGTTGTGCCTCTACCTGAAGCAGTGACTGAGTACTTCACTAAGCAAGTCGGAACTATCAAACGACTACAATCTCAGCGGCACGCAGCAGCGGATGACAAGGCAACTAACGGAACACCGGATAGCACTCAACAGGTAGAGACCAGTGATGCAACAGATGAAGCCCGCGAAGGAAGTGTACTTTCTCTCAAGGACTTCAGGGAAGAATTGAACAAGATCTTCGATGAAGAAGTGAAAGAGGACAAGGAACTGTGGAAGGACGTCGTGGACAGAATCACGGCGTTCGGCCCAAGACGAGTGGGACCCAACATCTTAGTCGACGCCACCGCAGTGAACACTTGCGAGAAATTGTAAGTCCATTCCATAAACTCTGCAACATTCACACAAGTCATAGACTAACAAGAAACAGCTTGCTTGAAGATCCCAAACAACAGCCCACCGTCAACACAGAAACCAGCAGCCGCGAAGCACTGATCGTGCGTGACTTCTGCGACAAGATCACGTATGCCTTCCAACTAGCAACCGGCCAAGGCCCTCTCTGTCAAGAGCCCATGCAAGGAACAGCCGTCTTCCTAGAAGAGATAACCGTCAatgccaccgaagaagaacTTGATCTCGGTCGCCTGACAGGCGAGGCAATCAGATTAGTCCGTGAGAGCATCTCCCAGGGATTCCTCGACTGGAGTCCCCGGATCATGCTCGCAATGTACAGTTGCGAGATTCAAGCATCTAGTGCGCAACCCCCTACCTCATCCAAGTTACACAGAATATATGCTGACCCAAAATAGCCGAAGTCCTCGGTCGTGTCTATGGTGTAATAACCCGACGCCGCGGCCGCATCCTCTCAGAGACCATGAAAGAAGGAACACCCTTCTTCACAATCCTGGCACTGCTCCCCGTTGCCGAATCTTTCGGATTCGCCGAGGAAATCCGTAAGCGTACCTCCGGTGCAGCGCAACCACAGCTTATCTTCGCCGGTTTCGAGGCTCTCGACGAAGACCCCTTCTGGGTTCCGGCTACCGAGGAAGAGTTGGAGGATCTGGGCGAGTTAGCCGATAGGGAGAACGTGGCCAAGCGGTATATGGATGCTGTGAGAAGTCGAAAGGGACTGGTGGTCCAGGGAAGGAAGTTGATTGATgcggagaagcagaagacgCTGAAGAAATAAAAACGAGGTTCTTTGTTTATGCTTGGGTGGATTTATGCTACGATAGATGAAGCAATTGGGTATTGTACTTGGtatacatgtacatacagtacaaaGAAAAAGTTATTTACATCACTACAACTGTTTCCATTATTGCATTGGGTGTGATTACAATgttcttgaagatattgTACCCTCAATTCTAGCAGCTCCATTCCGTAAAATGAGAGGATGGAGAATCATAACGAGGGTCGTGGAGATTAGTATTCCCCTACATGAAATAtcgttttatctttttccGGTGATAAACACAGTTACAGTTCAGCATGAAGAAGGCCAGAACCTTGGATACTATGGAGGTGTACGCAAGCAGCGATTTGAGCGACTAGTCTTTCAGGACTATCTAACAGATCAAAGAGTTATTGTATTCTCTTGAATTAGCTTGTTCGTAACTCATCACACATCGTTGAATGTGAATCGCGAAGCACTGGTGGATCAGCACTTCTAGTATGTACAGCAGTAGTATGCAAGATGATGGAGCGTCTGCTCCGTGAGAAAAGTCCAGAGCATCTCAACTCTAGCCATTTAGTCTGTCCAAGACAGACTCGAGCAGGACGCGGTAAAGTTCTTCTGGAAGAGCGAGGGACCAATGGATCTCTCCAGCCCTCTGCGCCGGCACGCGACACTCCGAAGTACCAAGAAAAGGACGCGACATAAGAGCCTTTCCCAGCCTTGTGATTATAAAAAGGTGAGGGGGCAAAAAGCATCAGTAAGCCAACCGACGAATGCCCTCAACTGAAATCAACCTTATCAAAACGGTCTCGCtaccttcctcatctccgCCTGACCGGTGACAGAATCCCTCATTTCCTTCCAACTAACGGGGAACATCATATTGCCTGCCTCGCTACGAGCCATAACAACGCCCAGATCGTTGCGCGCAGTAGTCAAATAGTAGAAACTCTGATCACCGAGGGAGATAACGGTTCCACGGACAATATCACCAACGCGGAACATCTCGTCCATAACGACGCGGTCTTTCTCAACAGCACGCACATCTTCCTTCCGAATAAGAGCCTGGAAGCGGAGCTCGTCGGAACTGCTATGGTTCTCGGGAttggcggcggaggagagAATCGCCTCGATGTTGTCGTTATCGGACGTTGTCTGTGAGGGGGTGACACCCTGGGTGCTGCCCGATTCATCCAACACAACGAGGATAGACACCGTAGCCTGACGTTTCTGGACCCTCGTCACGCGCGCCAGCACCACCGAATCGACTGCGGGGAGGGTGTTATATTTCACTTTGGGCTTGGGGGTAGCGGAAGTTGCCGCTGGTTTGGCGCCGGGTGCTGTGGTTACGGGTTTGGAGGCATTGCCTGTTCCAGGAGCCCTGATCGAGCGAGAAACGCTTAGAGTAGCTTTGCCTTTGGAGCCAGGGTGCGCTGGTTCGACGACGACTGGGCCGGCGATGGAGGCGTAGACATTGGATTGTTGTACGTGTGTGCCTGGACCGGCGGAGTAGGAGGTCACTGGGCCCAGACGTTGGCCTGGAATGGCCAGGGCTGGGAGTGTGCTTGCCATCTCTGGACAATGGCACGAATaaaagaagtatataaatGTATGATGAGGGAAAACTGGAGCTTCGCTCTTTTGAGGGACGCAAGCGAAAACTTGTCGGCGGTGGAGAAAAGCTTTCCCGGTGGGTCCACTGCTAGCTCTCTTTACCGCCTACCCGCTGCGGAGTGATCTATATGAGGTCcctttactccgtactaggGCTTCACTTGGAGCGGTCTTAGTCTTCCACGGATAGATGGACTACTAACTAGCATCTTTCTTAGATCCGATATGTTGAATTTGACTTAAATTCCAGTCAGTGGGCATCTAGAAGAGTTAAATATGCTTCCGTGCCGCAATCTTTCGATGTGCTAAAGGTACACAGGCGGACACATCAAACTTCCTGATATTGCTCTTGCGTACAACCTCAACAGTATATATAGTTCTCGACTCTTCCAACCTTCATTGGATGCCTTACTCCTAGGATACCACATTGTCAACACGCGCTATCCGGTAACACTCTGACTTTGCATAATCCAGGGCCAGTGTGTCTGTCCTATATGGCCGAAAACGTATGGTCCTGGAGCCCGATGAGACTAGGCGTATCGTGACTCTAGAGGTCAACTGCAGAGTGCACCGATTTCGCTTTGAGGTGTTATATTTGAATCGTCCTGGGCCAAGTCTGGTCCTGTTGCGGCAAGTATGAGTTCGAACAGTGCCAATAAGGCTTTGGCGATGAGGGTAAGTGGTCATTCGATACTTGCAGATCCGTCTCGCTATTGGCCATGCTCTGAGAAGCTGCAACAATCGATGTTCCGTGTTTTTGGAGATCCATATCGATGACTGAATAGCAAGTCTAGGCAGTCAAGCAAATGCTTCGCTCTGGACTGAGTCGAAAACGCGTCGGTCGGGAAGTGATATAGGTTTCCGCATGGCTGGCGCTAGTGAATGGCTTATAAGCACTCAAACATGCCAAATCTCAATAACAGGAGAACCCCACAAGTAAAATAGATGTAAATGTGTAAAAGGATGGGTGAGGGTTGCCTCCTCGTCGCACACCTGTCGCGGAGTGGTATATCTCTCACCACCCCAAGATTTGATTCAGGTAGTGTTTGATGCCTCGAGCATAGGCTCCCGGTGAAAACGGAGCTTTTATATAGAACCGTTCTCCATGCTAACGACCTAAAATTATGGGCAGATCAGGTTACCTTTCCCGAGCCCTTAGCACACTGCGTCCTTGCCGAAACAGATCCCTAATAGCCTTCGTTACTGTTTGGTTATCGAGCTTCGGAGTCGTAGTTGGAAGACTGGTCTTTGTGCGACCACAGGGTACACCATGAATCCACTGCGTGAAAAGCTCATACTTATCCTTCGGGTTGTCTTTGAAGTCATAGAACATTGGTTTGTCGGTCAATCTAGATCACCTTACACGACAGCTTTGGAGGTCCGAGCATTCATTGTTGAGTGGGATAAGAAGCCCGGGTCATAGACTCGTTAAACTTGATTGCATGGCCGGAGGACAAGGCAGACTGATACCTATTGTAAGTCTGTGGAGTGTAAAGAAGATATTGTTTGCTTTCATAGTCATACAAATGAGGAAATAGTGCATCTAATTATTTCATTTATATCAGAGGGAGAGTCGATATTATACTAGTATCATTCACGTCAAACAAATTAGAGCGCCAATCACCTAGAGAGTAACAACTATCTTCTTCGCTGAAACGCCAGCTTTCTGCACCTTCAGCCCATGCTCGATTTCACTCAACCCATGACCTACAACCACAGGGTCAGGCTTTGCCTGCAACTGTCCACTGGCCAATGCCTCGGGGACAAACTTCCCCCAAATAGCTTCTCCCATCTCTTCGTTCGGGGTTGTGGCGATTTCATAACAGAATACTGGAGAGATTAGCGATATGTACAACTATGTGATGGCACGGGATAAGACATACCAAAGATGGGGTCAAACCCCTCCGATGGCTTCTGACGAGTTTGCACAGCAGCAACCTTAACCTGACGGCCTACACGCTTCAGGATCTCAGTGATCGGCTCAAAACTGGGTTCTTCGGAGATAGCATCAA
This DNA window, taken from Aspergillus flavus chromosome 5, complete sequence, encodes the following:
- a CDS encoding mitochondrial 54S ribosomal protein mL43 (mitochondrial 54S ribosomal protein MRPL51), with the translated sequence MPVQGIRAVTTARNGVGAFILPCKRLDFHYCDWAGSSRGMVAFLKNTLPSFAKANPQIEIRVSPRPHKHPVIKSHYINGREKAVCVRNLEPEQIFQKANLLKEASGEKLKRTKKPVTSINESVRGIWSPYHGDLKSV
- a CDS encoding RING finger domain protein, yielding MNDDSGVQFVAARPRKRSHQQMSRTSHSPNRRFYSQNGEPSSSRAPTNQLPPMRYAGDGLDMRRPVVSASPQTDEVIDLTNEPDSPPQQRDRSARATSRRPRQPRFGRDIMADVVDLEDEPDNTIDLDSPSSPEVQFVGASVRPQLPRPSPPRPRGFDFGSGLVRFLRLDDPRVQHLSGRGLFSRDPGWRTRGPRRPPQDVETFWIGERSGGAVDLTINLDMDGPLSMDYQIQGFSPDRGSRPTYKPPSPPPEGFTRKLEDEVVCCPNCDVELGTGDEIQQQIWVVKQCGHVYCGQCATHRSKSNAKKASQPVKPFSKCQVDDCGKAVSAPKSMFQIYL
- a CDS encoding putative cell cycle control protein, with the protein product MLCAISGEAPQVPVVSPKSGSVFEKRLIEAYIAENGKDPVNGEELSTDDLIEVKSQRVVRPRPPTLTSIPSLLNVFQEEWDALALETYTLRQTLAQTRQELSTALYQNDAAVRVIARLTKERDEARDALSKVSVGATRAAGGEAMQVDSNGLPDAVLSRVESTQAALSKTRRKRAVPEGWATSDAISTYKPAQSTEPLYPGGKALSVNASGELALVGGADGVVGVFSLSQKQVVQSLQANGPVTDAIWAGDKAVVASSTGSVKVFENGNEVADFSSHAGAATALALHPTGDIVASVGADKSYVLYDLTTNSVITQIFSDASLLSVKFHPDGHLIAAGGVDGQIKIFDVKNGSPAANFALSGPVKCLFFSENGTFMAAVAESSTVVSIWDLRSASEVKALETGNQIDSISWDYTGQFLLTGGPSGLTVQQYTKSTKSWSEPLRSAVPAAAVSWGVAAQSIVALNRDGGITVLGAQ
- a CDS encoding uncharacterized protein (domain of unknown function-domain containing protein), giving the protein MSFKSKNLEYEAKEPAFLQRLRNQYGDTSGRLERPIARPRKLKDADDDDEPTYVDEESNEVISKEEYEALVRDSNKEAEDTGKGEPDQEQPTSQDKGEDKASTAQEVPISKQNMAEIGGPKKRKQAKVIGEEEPSAEKEETLPRDPGSRKPKQKKKKIKLSFDEE
- a CDS encoding P-loop containing nucleoside triphosphate hydrolase protein, yielding MPVVNVEDLVRLQRKPDDIRNICILAHVDHGKTSLTDSLIATNGIISPKLAGKIRYLDSRPDEQLRGITMESSAISLFFSMMRRPAPDAAPVAKEYLINLIDSPGHIDFSSEVSTASRLCDGAIVLVDAVEGVCSQTVTVLRQSWVEQLKPILVINKIDRLVTELKMSPSEAYSHMSKLLEQVNAVIGSFYQGERMEEDLQWRERMEERANAAAEKDRTKKQTQDDESTQGGADTADYVERDDEDLYFAPEKNNVIFCSAVDGWAFTVRQFAAIYEKKLGIKRAILEKVLWGDYYLDPKTKRVLGQKHLKGRALKPMFVQLVLDSIWAAYEATTGGGKGKGDPALLEKITKSLNITIPAYILRSRDPRNIMTTLFSMWLPLSTAVLVSVIEYLPSPPAAQEARLPALIEESPGADFVDPKVKDAMIKFKTGSDEPVVAYVSKMAAIPESELSSSKKRSGATMSADEAREIARKKREEIAKMQAEANGEQQDDGYARITSAFETVTIDDNDQAPEEEKDDPEHLIGFARLYSGTLSVGDSIYVLAPKFSPETPNATPVPQKVTVTDLYLLMGRSLEPLKSVPAGVVFGIGGLAGHVLKTGTLCSQLEGSINLAGVSLNAPPIVRVALEPANPADLGKMVTGLRLLEQSDPCAQYDVLPNGEHVILTAGELHLERCLKDLRERFAKCDIQTGQTIVPYRETIVSVPEMAAPKNPDLGRGGVLTVSASKQLSIRLRVVPLPEAVTEYFTKQVGTIKRLQSQRHAAADDKATNGTPDSTQQVETSDATDEAREGSVLSLKDFREELNKIFDEEVKEDKELWKDVVDRITAFGPRRVGPNILVDATAVNTCEKFLLEDPKQQPTVNTETSSREALIVRDFCDKITYAFQLATGQGPLCQEPMQGTAVFLEEITVNATEEELDLGRLTGEAIRLVRESISQGFLDWSPRIMLAMYSCEIQASTEVLGRVYGVITRRRGRILSETMKEGTPFFTILALLPVAESFGFAEEIRKRTSGAAQPQLIFAGFEALDEDPFWVPATEEELEDLGELADRENVAKRYMDAVRSRKGLVVQGRKLIDAEKQKTLKK
- a CDS encoding exoribonuclease complex, subunit ski4 (exosome complex subunit Csl4), which codes for MASTLPALAIPGQRLGPVTSYSAGPGTHVQQSNVYASIAGPVVVEPAHPGSKGKATLSVSRSIRAPGTGNASKPVTTAPGAKPAATSATPKPKVKYNTLPAVDSVVLARVTRVQKRQATVSILVVLDESGSTQGVTPSQTTSDNDNIEAILSSAANPENHSSSDELRFQALIRKEDVRAVEKDRVVMDEMFRVGDIVRGTVISLGDQSFYYLTTARNDLGVVMARSEAGNMMFPVSWKEMRDSVTGQAEMRKVARPF